In one window of Sciurus carolinensis chromosome X, mSciCar1.2, whole genome shotgun sequence DNA:
- the LOC124971990 gene encoding LOW QUALITY PROTEIN: protein DEK-like (The sequence of the model RefSeq protein was modified relative to this genomic sequence to represent the inferred CDS: substituted 1 base at 1 genomic stop codon) has product MSASASAADGDGAPAQPASEKEPEMPGPRAESDQEEEEEEKEKSLIVEGKREKKNVERLTMQVSSLQREPFTIAQGKGQKLCEIERIHFFLSKKKTDELRNLHKLLYNRPGTVSSLKKNVGQLSGFPFEKGSIQYKKKEEMLKKIRNAMLKSICEVLDLERSGVNSELVKRILNFLMHPXPSGKPLPKSKKTSSKGSKKERNSSGMARNGKLTKCPEILLDESSSDEDEKKNKEESSDDEDKESEEEPPKKTSKKEKAKQKATSKNKKSVKSANVKKADSSTTKKNQNSSKQESESEDSSDDEPLIKKLKKPPTDEELKETVKKLLANANLEEVTMKQICKEVYENYPAYDLTERKDFIKTIVKELIS; this is encoded by the coding sequence ATGTCCGCCTCGGCCTCCGCCGCGGACGGAGACGGAGCCCCCGCCCAGCCCGCGTCCGAGAAGGAGCCCGAGATGCCCGGCCCCAGAGCGGAGAGCgaccaggaggaggaagaggaggagaaagaaaagagtctCATTGTGGAAggcaagagggaaaagaaaaatgtagagaggTTGACCATGCAAGTGTCTTCCTTACAGAGAGAACCATTTACAATCGCACAAGGAAAGGGGCAGAAACTTTGTGAAATTGAAAGGATACATTTCTTTCTgagcaagaaaaaaacagatgaacTTAGAAATCTACACAAACTGCTTTACAACAGACCAGGCACTGTGTCCTCATTAAAGAAGAATGTGGGGCAGTTGAGTGGCTTTCCATTTGAAAAAGGGAGTATCcaatataaaaagaaggaagaaatgctgaaaaaaattagaaatgccATGTTAAAGAGCATCTGTGAGGTTCTTGATTTGGAGAGATCAGGTGTAAATAGTGAACTAGTGAAGAGGATCCTGAATTTCCTAATGCATCCATAGCCTTCTGGCAAACCATTGCCAAAATCTAAAAAAACCTCTAGCAAAGGCAGTAAAAAAGAACGAAATAGTTCTGGAATGGCAAGGAATGGAAAGCTAACAAAATGTCCTGAAATTCTATTGGATGAATCTAGTAGTGacgaagatgaaaagaaaaacaaggaggagTCTTCAGATGATGAAGATAAAGAAAGTGAAGAGGAGCCACCAAAAAAGacctctaaaaaagaaaaagcgaAACAGAAAgctacttctaaaaataaaaagtctgtaaAAAGTGCAAATGTTAAGAAGGCAGATAGTAGTACCACCAAGAAGAATCAAAACAGTTCCAAACAAGAAAGTGAAtctgaggatagttcagatgatgagcctttaattaaaaaattgaagaaaccaCCTACAgatgaagaattaaaagaaacagTAAAGAAATTATTGGCCAATGCTAACCTGGAGGAAGTCACAATGAAGCAGATTTGCAAAGAGGTATATGAAAATTACCCTGCTTATGATTTAACTGAGAGAAAAGACTTCATAAAAACAATTGTAAAAGAGCTAATTTCTTGA